A genomic window from Flavobacterium azooxidireducens includes:
- a CDS encoding GNAT family N-acetyltransferase translates to MTKINRLEWDSDFFNLEVGEIVINSSNKIELGDFDLVYVKSTEKTTIELNGFEKTHSETKVVYFKNLVNLNPIDSQVIELSETNYSIKELNQLAFESGNHSRFKLDNRIENRKFEELYELWVKNSINKSFADEVFVNLHETIIAGFVSYKVVDDYATIGLIAVSKEFQGIGIGKQLLCKVENELIKKGIYELRIPTQEENYQACGFYEKLGYKKFETTNISHYWRK, encoded by the coding sequence ATGACAAAGATAAATAGACTGGAATGGGATTCTGATTTTTTTAATTTGGAGGTTGGAGAAATTGTTATTAATTCTTCAAACAAAATAGAACTTGGTGATTTTGATTTAGTTTATGTTAAATCGACTGAAAAAACAACAATTGAATTGAACGGTTTTGAAAAAACACATAGTGAAACCAAAGTTGTTTATTTTAAAAATTTAGTAAATCTCAATCCAATTGATAGTCAAGTTATAGAACTTTCTGAGACAAATTATTCCATAAAGGAACTTAATCAATTGGCTTTTGAAAGCGGAAATCATAGCCGATTTAAACTGGATAACAGAATTGAAAACAGAAAATTTGAAGAATTATACGAATTGTGGGTAAAAAATTCGATAAATAAATCATTTGCTGATGAAGTTTTCGTCAATTTACATGAAACAATAATAGCGGGATTTGTAAGTTATAAAGTCGTTGATGATTATGCTACAATTGGTTTAATTGCCGTTTCTAAAGAATTTCAAGGAATTGGAATTGGAAAGCAATTACTTTGTAAAGTTGAAAATGAATTAATAAAAAAAGGAATTTACGAATTGAGAATTCCCACACAAGAAGAAAATTATCAAGCTTGTGGATTTTATGAAAAGCTTGGATATAAAAAATTTGAAACAACTAACATAAGCCATTACTGGAGAAA
- the rfbC gene encoding dTDP-4-dehydrorhamnose 3,5-epimerase codes for MKFIETKLKGCFVIEPKIIKDERGYFMESFNERTFQNAIEQSVHFVQDNQSFSSRGVLRGLHYQTGEFSQAKLVRVIQGEVLDVAVDIRPGSATFGQYEAVILSAENQKQFFVPRGFAHGFLVLSETATFFYKCDNFYNKESEGGIIFNDSTIGIDWNFETEKLIISEKDTNLPSLENAKKAW; via the coding sequence ATGAAATTTATAGAAACCAAACTCAAAGGTTGCTTTGTTATAGAACCAAAAATAATTAAAGACGAACGTGGTTATTTTATGGAAAGTTTTAATGAACGAACTTTTCAAAATGCCATAGAACAATCAGTACATTTTGTACAGGATAATCAATCTTTTTCTTCCAGAGGAGTGTTGAGAGGTTTACACTATCAAACCGGTGAATTTTCACAAGCAAAATTGGTTCGTGTAATACAAGGCGAAGTGTTGGATGTAGCTGTTGATATCAGACCAGGTTCTGCAACATTTGGACAATATGAAGCAGTCATTTTATCTGCCGAAAACCAAAAACAATTTTTTGTGCCAAGAGGATTTGCACACGGGTTTTTAGTGTTAAGTGAAACCGCCACTTTTTTTTATAAATGTGATAATTTTTATAACAAAGAATCAGAAGGAGGAATCATTTTTAATGATTCAACCATTGGAATTGATTGGAATTTTGAAACAGAAAAATTGATTATTTCCGAAAAAGACACCAATTTACCATCATTAGAAAACGCAAAAAAAGCATGGTAG
- a CDS encoding glycosyltransferase family 2 protein: MKLSIVSPVYRAEKDLEELITRIKKAVPSDVFALEIILVDDFSQDNSWKEIERLSAIHPEIIGIKLSRNFGQHYAITAGLDQISGDYVVVMDCDLQDKPEEIPALLEKAKEGFDIVLARRFNRQDSFLKKLFSKLFYKTLGYLTGSKQDETVANFGVYKKNVITEVCNLRESIRYFPTMVKWVGFKTAYVDVQHASRQQGESNYNLKKMLNLALDIILAFSDKPLRLIIKLGMSIAFISFLMAAYAIYSKISGDVSVSGYASLITSIWFLSGCILITLGVIGLYVGKIFEGVKNRPIYIIERKVNTVENDKDK, encoded by the coding sequence TTGAAATTATCTATAGTTTCTCCGGTTTATAGAGCTGAAAAAGACTTAGAAGAGCTAATTACAAGAATAAAAAAAGCTGTTCCATCAGATGTTTTTGCTCTTGAGATTATTCTTGTGGATGATTTTAGTCAGGATAATTCATGGAAAGAAATTGAACGTTTATCGGCAATTCACCCTGAAATTATCGGAATTAAATTAAGTAGAAATTTCGGTCAACATTATGCCATTACTGCAGGTTTAGATCAGATTAGTGGAGATTATGTTGTGGTAATGGATTGTGATTTGCAAGACAAACCGGAAGAAATTCCAGCATTATTAGAAAAAGCAAAAGAAGGTTTTGACATTGTTTTAGCCAGAAGATTTAACCGACAAGATTCGTTTCTTAAAAAATTATTTTCAAAATTATTTTATAAAACCCTAGGCTATTTAACCGGATCAAAACAGGATGAAACGGTGGCTAATTTTGGAGTTTATAAAAAAAATGTCATTACAGAAGTTTGCAATCTTAGAGAAAGCATTCGCTATTTTCCAACAATGGTAAAATGGGTTGGTTTTAAAACGGCTTATGTTGATGTGCAACACGCATCAAGACAACAAGGTGAGTCTAATTATAACCTAAAGAAGATGCTCAATTTAGCATTAGATATTATTTTAGCCTTTAGCGATAAACCGCTTAGACTCATCATAAAACTAGGAATGTCTATCGCATTTATTTCTTTTCTGATGGCTGCCTACGCTATTTACAGTAAAATATCAGGAGATGTTTCAGTTTCAGGATATGCCAGTTTAATAACAAGTATATGGTTTTTAAGTGGCTGTATATTAATTACTTTAGGAGTTATAGGTCTATATGTAGGGAAAATATTTGAAGGAGTTAAAAACAGACCAATCTATATCATTGAAAGAAAGGTTAACACTGTTGAAAATGACAAAGATAAATAG
- a CDS encoding CotH kinase family protein — MKLQKTIFFVCLLFLFFSVEAQNIVINEIITSNSTVNTDDDGSYEDWVELYNNGTESINLLGYGLSDNDNLFKWVFPNYSIQPGEHLLVWCSNKNRTNPDFPLHTNFAISAGGETISLTFPDGTIADQVPAIVIPQNFSYGRAPSGSSTFLIFQEPTPGTFNPSEGAADELSAPQFSINSGFYNDSFTLTISHPDPEVTILYSLDGSEPKAENLGGKSYLYKNQYEEFSGQETGELLEESFSTLNYNAPIEIVDRSELPNKIASISSTFHQNPFYIPDFPVFKGTVVRAKAIKEGTLSSETITKTYFISPEESNRYTIPVVSISLDEEHFFDYENGIYVAGKDFDDWRLENPTVDALWSNANYKRSGDETEKKAHFSFFENGNEIINQNIGVRIHGGFTRISPNKSLRLYARSEYGSSTFNHTFFENSSYSSFKRLILRNSGNDVSSTYFRDAFIQRTVNHLNFDTQAYQPTITFLNGEYWGILNMRERFDRHYFERVYNIADGDLDFLEYNGFLVQEGDYEHYAAMLGFIENNNLNHVANYNYVATQMDTENYTDHFIANIYARNTDWPHNNIEFWRKRTEQYEPDAPYGQDGRWRWVLKDTDFGFGGDGGSQSYEHNTLAFATSIDGDENTNPEWSTLILRKLLENTAFKNNFINRFADLLNTTYLPERVIGIINEMKSGIEAEIQEHRFRWSTIGSMEQWQSNIDVMIEFSNERPAHQRNHILEKFEIESTLGVQINVSDEDHGYIKINTIEILPTTPGVQENPYPWLGVYFKNIPITLKAIAKPGYVFSHWSGASVSPEAEITIFPKSNIQLTAHFIPSEEEEIAPIYFWVMDNSVPNDTALTEINSSFEMVEDGLLRFESCLEGYPFDSSHPNWRKASMERRNSPTDLNYIPEANNDLPFESANMRGLQIKQPFQHNGMENQLIFEFSSFGYKDILLGFAAKDENAADAILVDYSILENTPVWTTEGLATTSFGLFNEYQLYEVDFSSIEAVNNNPNLKIRLRFEGENMTQDNGDRVTFNNFSIKGVPETFDIADPIPALQFNIYPNPVSEELYIVHGYNEVDYKLFSVDGKLVQNGLLQGLKINVSNLQSGLYILQLEVDGKKEIKKIVKK; from the coding sequence ATGAAATTACAAAAAACGATCTTTTTCGTCTGTTTACTATTTTTGTTTTTTAGTGTAGAAGCCCAAAACATTGTTATCAACGAAATCATTACATCCAATTCAACCGTTAACACAGATGATGATGGAAGTTATGAAGATTGGGTAGAACTTTACAACAACGGAACAGAGAGCATTAACCTTTTAGGTTACGGATTATCAGATAATGACAATCTCTTTAAATGGGTTTTTCCTAATTATTCCATTCAACCCGGAGAACATTTGCTGGTTTGGTGTTCTAACAAAAACAGAACTAATCCCGATTTTCCTCTTCACACCAATTTTGCTATCAGTGCAGGGGGAGAAACGATTTCGCTAACTTTTCCTGACGGAACCATTGCAGATCAAGTTCCTGCAATCGTGATTCCTCAAAATTTTTCTTACGGCAGAGCTCCAAGTGGCTCATCAACTTTTTTGATTTTTCAGGAACCAACGCCTGGGACATTTAATCCTAGTGAAGGTGCTGCTGATGAATTGAGTGCACCTCAATTTTCGATAAATTCAGGGTTCTACAATGATAGTTTTACACTTACAATTTCTCATCCCGACCCAGAAGTTACTATACTTTATTCCCTCGACGGATCTGAACCTAAGGCAGAAAATTTAGGCGGAAAATCATATCTCTATAAAAATCAGTATGAAGAGTTTTCAGGACAAGAAACAGGCGAATTATTAGAAGAATCATTTTCAACCTTAAATTACAATGCTCCAATTGAAATTGTTGATCGCAGTGAATTACCCAACAAAATTGCCTCAATTTCTTCCACATTTCACCAAAATCCATTTTATATTCCAGACTTTCCTGTTTTTAAAGGAACCGTAGTTAGAGCAAAAGCCATAAAGGAGGGCACTCTTTCTAGTGAAACAATTACAAAAACCTATTTCATTTCTCCCGAAGAATCAAACCGATATACCATTCCTGTAGTTTCTATTAGCCTAGATGAAGAACATTTTTTTGATTATGAAAACGGAATTTATGTTGCCGGAAAAGATTTTGATGATTGGCGTTTAGAAAATCCAACAGTAGATGCTTTGTGGTCTAATGCAAACTATAAACGCAGCGGCGATGAAACAGAAAAAAAAGCCCACTTTAGCTTTTTTGAAAATGGAAATGAAATTATTAACCAAAACATTGGTGTAAGAATTCATGGTGGTTTTACAAGAATTTCTCCAAATAAATCGCTTCGCTTATATGCTCGTTCAGAATATGGTAGTAGCACTTTTAATCACACGTTTTTTGAAAATTCATCCTACTCAAGTTTCAAACGATTAATATTAAGAAACTCCGGTAATGATGTTTCATCCACTTATTTTAGAGATGCTTTTATACAAAGAACGGTTAATCACTTAAATTTTGACACACAAGCCTATCAACCAACAATTACATTTTTAAATGGGGAATATTGGGGAATTTTAAATATGAGAGAACGCTTTGACCGTCATTATTTTGAACGTGTTTACAACATTGCAGACGGCGATTTGGATTTCTTAGAATACAACGGCTTTTTGGTTCAAGAAGGCGATTATGAACATTATGCTGCTATGTTAGGGTTTATTGAAAATAACAATCTCAATCACGTTGCAAATTATAATTATGTTGCCACTCAAATGGATACGGAAAATTATACCGACCATTTTATTGCTAATATTTATGCTCGAAATACTGATTGGCCACACAATAATATTGAATTTTGGAGAAAAAGAACTGAACAATATGAACCCGATGCTCCTTATGGTCAAGATGGCAGATGGCGATGGGTTTTAAAAGATACAGATTTTGGTTTTGGCGGCGATGGTGGATCCCAATCTTATGAACATAATACCTTAGCATTTGCAACTTCAATAGATGGTGATGAAAATACAAATCCGGAATGGTCAACGTTGATTTTACGAAAATTACTAGAAAACACTGCTTTTAAAAACAATTTTATAAATCGTTTTGCAGATTTACTAAATACAACCTATTTACCCGAAAGAGTAATCGGTATTATTAATGAAATGAAAAGCGGTATAGAAGCAGAAATTCAAGAACACAGATTTCGTTGGAGCACGATTGGTTCTATGGAACAATGGCAATCAAACATCGATGTGATGATCGAATTTTCAAACGAAAGACCGGCACATCAACGCAATCATATTCTGGAAAAATTTGAAATTGAATCAACGTTAGGTGTTCAAATCAATGTTTCCGACGAAGATCACGGCTACATCAAAATAAACACCATCGAAATCCTACCAACAACTCCTGGTGTTCAAGAAAACCCATATCCATGGTTGGGAGTGTATTTTAAAAACATTCCAATTACATTAAAAGCAATTGCAAAACCAGGTTATGTTTTCAGTCATTGGTCGGGAGCCTCTGTTAGTCCTGAAGCAGAGATTACTATCTTCCCTAAATCAAATATTCAACTTACAGCTCATTTTATTCCAAGCGAAGAAGAAGAAATTGCTCCCATTTATTTTTGGGTAATGGATAATTCTGTTCCTAATGATACCGCTTTAACGGAGATTAATTCTTCATTTGAAATGGTAGAAGATGGTTTACTTCGTTTTGAATCGTGTTTAGAGGGATATCCTTTTGACAGTTCTCATCCAAATTGGCGAAAAGCTTCAATGGAACGTAGAAACAGCCCAACTGATTTGAATTATATTCCGGAAGCAAATAACGATCTTCCATTTGAATCTGCAAATATGAGAGGTTTACAAATCAAACAACCTTTTCAGCATAATGGAATGGAAAACCAGTTGATTTTTGAGTTTTCATCGTTTGGTTATAAAGATATTTTGCTTGGTTTTGCTGCCAAAGATGAAAATGCCGCCGATGCTATCTTGGTTGATTATTCTATTTTGGAAAACACTCCTGTTTGGACAACCGAAGGGTTAGCCACAACATCTTTTGGTTTGTTTAATGAATATCAATTGTATGAAGTTGATTTTTCTTCGATTGAAGCCGTAAACAATAATCCAAACTTAAAAATTCGTCTTCGTTTTGAAGGTGAAAACATGACACAAGACAATGGTGATCGAGTTACATTCAATAACTTTAGCATTAAAGGAGTTCCAGAAACTTTTGATATTGCAGATCCAATACCAGCTCTTCAATTCAATATTTATCCCAACCCGGTTTCAGAAGAATTGTATATTGTTCATGGATACAACGAAGTTGATTATAAACTATTTTCTGTAGATGGAAAATTGGTTCAAAACGGTCTTTTACAAGGATTAAAAATAAATGTTTCCAACCTTCAAAGCGGACTTTATATTCTTCAACTGGAAGTGGATGGAAAAAAAGAAATTAAAAAGATTGTAAAAAAGTAA
- the rfbA gene encoding glucose-1-phosphate thymidylyltransferase RfbA produces MKGIILAGGSGTRLHPLTLAVSKQLMPIYDKPMIYYPLSTLMWAGINEILIISTPHDLPLFRQLLGDGSKLGCRFEYAVQEHPNGLAEAFIIGKEFVGNDKVALILGDNIFYGTGLAELLQANSNPDGGIIYAYHVHDPERYGVVDFDASGKVLSIEEKPSHPKSNYAVPGIYFYDNSVLEIAANIKPSHRGELEITDVNKEYLNRGNLKVSILDRGTAWLDTGTFQSLMQAGQFVQVIEERQGLKIGAIEEAAYKMGFIDSNQLKSLAEPLLKSGYGTHLMGLI; encoded by the coding sequence ATGAAAGGAATTATATTAGCCGGAGGTTCGGGCACCAGATTACATCCATTAACATTAGCTGTTAGTAAACAATTAATGCCAATTTACGATAAACCAATGATTTATTATCCACTGTCAACATTAATGTGGGCAGGAATTAATGAAATTCTAATCATATCAACACCGCACGATTTACCTTTATTTCGTCAGCTTTTGGGTGATGGAAGTAAATTAGGCTGTCGGTTTGAATATGCCGTTCAAGAGCACCCTAATGGTTTAGCAGAAGCTTTTATTATTGGAAAAGAATTTGTTGGAAATGATAAAGTGGCTCTAATTTTAGGCGATAATATTTTCTACGGAACCGGTCTGGCCGAACTACTTCAAGCAAATAGTAATCCAGATGGCGGAATCATTTATGCCTATCATGTGCACGATCCAGAACGTTATGGTGTGGTTGATTTTGATGCGAGCGGCAAAGTGCTTTCCATCGAAGAAAAACCATCTCACCCAAAATCAAATTATGCTGTACCGGGAATTTATTTTTATGATAATAGTGTCTTAGAAATTGCGGCCAATATAAAACCAAGTCATCGCGGAGAATTAGAAATAACTGACGTAAACAAAGAATATTTGAATCGCGGAAATTTAAAAGTTAGTATTTTAGACAGAGGAACGGCTTGGCTAGATACCGGAACATTTCAATCATTAATGCAAGCCGGACAGTTTGTTCAAGTGATTGAAGAACGACAAGGTTTAAAAATTGGAGCAATCGAAGAAGCCGCATACAAAATGGGATTTATAGATTCAAATCAACTTAAAAGCTTAGCAGAACCGTTACTAAAAAGTGGTTACGGAACGCATTTAATGGGATTAATTTAA
- the rfbD gene encoding dTDP-4-dehydrorhamnose reductase, whose amino-acid sequence MVVLVTGANGQLGQALQFIAPNHPEIQFVFCDSTSLDITNLNNVEQNFKQHKPDFCINAAAYTAVDKAESEPEKAHLINVVGAKNLAEACKKFDTILLHISTDFLFDGTKDSPYTEEDTPNPTGVYGQTKLDGEKAIQETFDKHFIIRTSWVYSQFGNNFMKTMLRLASERDKLSVVNDQIGTPTHAVDLAEVLVKISTSIFHLPSSNLFGIYNFSNEGQCSWYDFAKKIFEFNNVKINLEPIPTTSFPTPAKRPAFSVLDKTKLKNAFRIEVKHWGESLKNT is encoded by the coding sequence ATGGTAGTTTTAGTCACGGGTGCTAATGGGCAATTAGGGCAAGCTCTTCAATTCATAGCTCCAAACCATCCTGAAATTCAATTTGTTTTTTGTGATTCAACTAGCCTGGATATAACTAACTTAAACAATGTTGAACAGAATTTTAAACAACATAAACCCGATTTTTGCATTAATGCAGCTGCTTATACAGCCGTTGATAAAGCGGAAAGCGAACCCGAAAAAGCACATTTAATCAATGTTGTAGGAGCAAAAAATTTGGCTGAGGCTTGTAAAAAATTTGACACTATTTTGCTTCATATTTCTACTGATTTTCTGTTCGACGGAACCAAGGATTCTCCTTACACAGAAGAAGATACTCCAAACCCAACAGGCGTTTATGGTCAAACCAAATTAGATGGAGAAAAAGCGATTCAGGAAACGTTTGATAAACATTTTATCATTCGAACCTCTTGGGTTTATTCTCAGTTTGGCAACAATTTTATGAAAACCATGCTTCGTTTAGCTTCTGAAAGAGATAAACTATCAGTTGTAAACGATCAAATCGGAACGCCTACACATGCAGTGGATTTAGCTGAAGTTTTGGTAAAGATTAGCACTTCCATCTTCCATCTTCCATCTTCCAACCTTTTCGGTATCTACAACTTCTCCAACGAAGGCCAATGCAGTTGGTATGATTTTGCCAAGAAAATATTTGAATTTAACAATGTTAAAATCAATTTGGAGCCCATTCCAACCACCAGTTTTCCAACGCCAGCCAAACGTCCTGCTTTTAGTGTTTTGGATAAAACCAAACTAAAAAATGCATTTAGAATTGAGGTTAAACATTGGGGAGAAAGTTTAAAAAACACATAA